From a single Mus musculus strain C57BL/6J chromosome 12, GRCm38.p6 C57BL/6J genomic region:
- the Sf3b6 gene encoding splicing factor 3B subunit 6 → MAMQAAKRANIRLPPEVNRILYIRNLPYKITAEEMYDIFGKYGPIRQIRVGNTPETRGTAYVVYEDIFDAKNACDHLSGFNVCNRYLVVLYYNANRAFQKMDTKKKEEQLKLLKEKYGINTDPPK, encoded by the exons ATTCGCCTCCCACCTGAAGTAAATCGGATTTTGTATATAAGGAATTTGCCATACAAAATCACAGCAGAAGAAATGTATGATATATTTGGGAAATATGGACCTATTCGTCAAATCAGAGT AGGGAATACACCTGAAACCAGAGGAACAGCCTATGTGGTCTATGAGGACATCTTTGATGCTAAGAATGCCTGCGACCACCTATCAGGATTCAACGTTTGTAACAGATACCTTGTGGTTTTGTATTACAATGCTAACCGG GCATTTCAGAAGATGGAcaccaagaagaaggaggagcagCTGAAACTTCTCAAGGAAAAGTATGGCATCAACACAGATCCTCCCAAGTGA
- the Fkbp1b gene encoding peptidyl-prolyl cis-trans isomerase FKBP1B isoform 1 (isoform 1 is encoded by transcript variant 1) yields MGVEIETISPGDGRTFPKKGQICVVHYTGMLQNGKKFDSSRDRNKPFKFRIGKQEVIKGFEEGTAQMSLGQRAKLTCTPDVAYGATGHPGVIPPNATLIFDVELLSLE; encoded by the exons ATGGGCGTGGAGATCGAGACCATCTCCCCAGGAGACG GAAGGACATTCCCTAAGAAGGGTCAGATATGTGTGGTGCACTACACAG GAATGCTTCAAAATGGCAAGAAATTTGATTCatccagagacagaaacaaaccttTCAAGTTCAGAATTGGCAAACAGGAAGTCATCAAAGGCTTTGAAGAAGGCACTGCCCAG ATGAGCTTGGGGCAGAGGGCGAAGCTGACCTGCACCCCTGATGTGGCCTATGGAGCTACCGGCCACCCCGGTGTCATCCCTCCCAATGCCACCCTCATCTTTGACGTGGAGCTGCTCAGCTTAGagtga
- the Fkbp1b gene encoding peptidyl-prolyl cis-trans isomerase FKBP1B isoform 2 precursor (isoform 2 precursor is encoded by transcript variant 2), with translation MCGALHRALFCPLLTWIGMLQNGKKFDSSRDRNKPFKFRIGKQEVIKGFEEGTAQMSLGQRAKLTCTPDVAYGATGHPGVIPPNATLIFDVELLSLE, from the exons ATGTGTGGTGCACTACACAG GGCTCTTTTCTGCCCTCTTCTTACTTGGATAGGAATGCTTCAAAATGGCAAGAAATTTGATTCatccagagacagaaacaaaccttTCAAGTTCAGAATTGGCAAACAGGAAGTCATCAAAGGCTTTGAAGAAGGCACTGCCCAG ATGAGCTTGGGGCAGAGGGCGAAGCTGACCTGCACCCCTGATGTGGCCTATGGAGCTACCGGCCACCCCGGTGTCATCCCTCCCAATGCCACCCTCATCTTTGACGTGGAGCTGCTCAGCTTAGagtga
- the Fkbp1b gene encoding peptidyl-prolyl cis-trans isomerase FKBP1B isoform 4 (isoform 4 is encoded by transcript variant 4), with protein MGVEIETISPGDGMLQNGKKFDSSRDRNKPFKFRIGKQEVIKGFEEGTAQLGPLSPLPICPHPC; from the exons ATGGGCGTGGAGATCGAGACCATCTCCCCAGGAGACG GAATGCTTCAAAATGGCAAGAAATTTGATTCatccagagacagaaacaaaccttTCAAGTTCAGAATTGGCAAACAGGAAGTCATCAAAGGCTTTGAAGAAGGCACTGCCCAG ctgggtcctctttctcctctccccatctGCCCCCATCCCTGCTAG
- the Fkbp1b gene encoding peptidyl-prolyl cis-trans isomerase FKBP1B isoform 3 (isoform 3 is encoded by transcript variant 3) — MGVEIETISPGDGRTFPKKGQICVVHYTGMLQNGKKFDSSRDRNKPFKFRIGKQEVIKGFEEGTAQLGPLSPLPICPHPC; from the exons ATGGGCGTGGAGATCGAGACCATCTCCCCAGGAGACG GAAGGACATTCCCTAAGAAGGGTCAGATATGTGTGGTGCACTACACAG GAATGCTTCAAAATGGCAAGAAATTTGATTCatccagagacagaaacaaaccttTCAAGTTCAGAATTGGCAAACAGGAAGTCATCAAAGGCTTTGAAGAAGGCACTGCCCAG ctgggtcctctttctcctctccccatctGCCCCCATCCCTGCTAG